In Thermobaculum terrenum ATCC BAA-798, the DNA window GGCATAAGCTGTCCCATAGTCGGTCTTTACTTAGTGTTGCGCAGGTTATCACTAATAGGAGATGGGTTAGGACATGCTGCGTTCGCGGGTGTTGCCGCCGCCTGGTTAGCAGGCATAAACCCGCTATTGGGCGCAGCCATATTTGCCATTGCAGGTGCTCTTGGGGTTGAGAAACTAAGGTCTTGGCGAAGAGAGCATGGCGACTTGGCGCTAGCTATAGTGTTCTATTCAGGAATAGCCTTGGGTGTAGTACTGACCAGCTTAGCTAGACGTATGAACTTAAGCCTGTTCACTTACCTCTTCGGCAGCATTCTAACCATAACAAATACAGATCTTTTGATCATTGGTATTACAGGTGCTTGTGTAATAGTTCTAGTTATTATGCTTTACAAAGAGCTTTTCACACTTACATACGACGAAGATATAGCAAAAGTATCGGGACTGCCAGTAAACCTACTGAATCACCTTATCGTCCTTCTAGGAGCCATAACAGTTGTCTCAGCTCTACGGGTGGTGGGTGTGCTGTTGGTAGCCGGTATGCTAGTCATACCTGTTGCTTCCGCGTTACAAATAGCTAGAAGCTTTAAGCAAGCTTCTATATACTCTATTTGTTTTGGTCTGGCATCCACAATTCTTGGTCTAGCTTTTTCTTATATTCTGGACCTTGCACCCGGTGGAGCCATCGTGCTTACAGCAGTAATACTATTTACAATCTCTTCGATTCTACCATCGCGCAACATAAAAGCATCCCGCATTTTTCTAGGCACAAAATAAATTACACACCAAATATAAAAATCTCCTTCTAGCTTAATCCATCCAAATAGCGCATGCGTATATCTGTTAGAGGAAGACAGAGCCTAGGGTGGCAGGAACACGAATTACTTTATAAAGCTGGAAGGAGGGGTAACCCAAATGGTAAGAAGACTCTTAGCTCTAGTAGCAGCATTTGCTCTTGCAATAGGCTTTTCAGTATCCGCGTTCGCTGGTGGCGGCCAGGCCCCCACTGGGAATAT includes these proteins:
- a CDS encoding metal ABC transporter permease translates to MQDIIFALSQDYMQRALIASIIVGISCPIVGLYLVLRRLSLIGDGLGHAAFAGVAAAWLAGINPLLGAAIFAIAGALGVEKLRSWRREHGDLALAIVFYSGIALGVVLTSLARRMNLSLFTYLFGSILTITNTDLLIIGITGACVIVLVIMLYKELFTLTYDEDIAKVSGLPVNLLNHLIVLLGAITVVSALRVVGVLLVAGMLVIPVASALQIARSFKQASIYSICFGLASTILGLAFSYILDLAPGGAIVLTAVILFTISSILPSRNIKASRIFLGTK